In one window of Helianthus annuus cultivar XRQ/B chromosome 17, HanXRQr2.0-SUNRISE, whole genome shotgun sequence DNA:
- the LOC110925159 gene encoding uncharacterized mitochondrial protein AtMg00810-like encodes MALLQLGFHGSKTDPSLFILNSSGTLVYLLVYVDDIIITGNHSRAVNDVIKDLSSMFALKDLGQLHYFLGIEVVHHGSDLVLSQRKYILDILHRAGLVDCKPVSSPMSTSHVFLPDDSPLLDDPSRYRQTIGALQYATLTRPDIAFAVNKVCQFMHAPTENHWAGVKCILRYLKGTSHFGLLFRHNTGSRLQAFSDSHWATNIRAFSDSDWAGCPLDRRSTGGYAIYLGSNLISWSARKQRTVSRSSTESEYKAIADTVAELIWLKSLLHELGLVSKAPTLWCDNLGATYLSANPVFHARTKHVRSRLPLCS; translated from the coding sequence ATGGCTCTTCTTCAGTTGGGCTTTCACGGGTCCAAAACTGACCCGTCCCTATTCATTCTCAATTCAAGTGGCACGCTTGTCTATCTTCTTGTGTATGTAGACGACATTATCATTACAGGTAATCACTCTAGGGCTGTTAATGATGTTATTAAAGATCTCAGCTCTATGTTTGCACTCAAAGATTTGGGCCAGTTACATTATTTCTTGGGCATTGAAGTGGTGCATCATGGTTCTGATCTGGTTCTGTCTCAACGTAAATATATTCTTGATATTCTTCACCGAGCAGGTCTTGTAGACTGCAAACCCGTATCATCCCCTATGAGTACCTCTCATGTCTTCTTACCTGATGATAGTCCTTTACTTGATGATCCTTCCAGATACAGGCAGACGATAGGTGCTCTTCAATATGCAACCTTAACTCGCCCGGACATTGCCTTTGCAGTTAATAAGGTGTGCCAATTTATGCATGCTCCTACCGAGAATCATTGGGCTGGTGTGAAGTGCATATTGCGTTATCTGAAGGGCACGAGTCATTTTGGCCTACTATTTCGTCACAACACAGGGTCCAGGCTACAAGCCTTTTCTGACTCCCATTGGGCTACTAATATTCGGGCATTCTCGGATTCTGACTGGGCTGGTTGCCCTCTTGATCGTCGATCCACGGGGGGATATGCTATCTATCTGGGTTCCAACCTTATTTCTTGGTCTGCTCGCAAACAACGAACTGTCTCTCGATCTTCAACAGAATCCGAATATAAGGCTATTGCTGATACTGTCGCAGAACTGATCTGGTTAAAATCTCTACTTCATGAACTCGGTCTAGTTAGCAAGGCACCAACGCTTTGGTGTGATAATCTTGGTGCAACCTATCTCTCTGCCAATCCAGTGTTTCATGCCCGCACAAAGCATGTTCGAAGTAGATTACCACTTTGTTCCTGA
- the LOC110925161 gene encoding protein starmaker-like, giving the protein MWYQSAWLENEELGSKLHDPGKIQMKKMENKHGKRRETNSDSDYMSPRLRAIAILKQEIAIMELQYEIALMEYESGRHEDNGDVGEVMTWREEDDSKRDVLACKDVQKLNGKMQEDRDGYYNREDDKDTESREKSEINRKHHKRKHKGDKDERSRDRKCRQDDDRDYHEEEEESEGFNRNRSPETVSSDVNMKKRMMQKRPEQKKKKGCPD; this is encoded by the coding sequence atgtggtatcagagcgcaTGGTTAGAAAACGAAGAATTAGGATCAAAATTACATGATCCTGGGAAGATACAGATGAAGAAGATGGAAAACAAACACGGAAAGAGGCGAGAAACAAATAGCGATTCCGATTATATGAGTCCCCGATTACGCGCGATTGCAATCTTGAAACAAGAGATTGCAATAATGGAATTGCAATACGAAATTGCATTAATGGAATACGAATCGGGACGTCACGAAGATAATGGAGATGTAGGCGAAGTAATGACATGGAGAGAAGAAGACGATTCCAAAAGAGATGTTTTGGCCTGTAAAGATGTTCAAAAACTGAACGGTAAGATGCAGGAAGACAGGGACGGTTATTACAATAGAGAAGACGACAAGGATACGGAATCAAGAGAGAAATCGGAAATTAACCGAAAGCATCATAAGAGAAAACACAAGGGTGATAAAGATGAAAGAAGCAGGGACCGGAAATGCAGGCAAGATGATGATAGAGACTAtcacgaagaagaagaagagagtgAAGGATTCAACCGGAACCGATCACCGGAAACGGTATCATCGGATGTTAATATGAAGAAAAGAATGATGCAGAAACGGCCGGAACAAAAAAAGAAGAAAGGATGTCCAGATTAG
- the LOC110925734 gene encoding FBD-associated F-box protein At4g10400: MSSKKVDRLTRLPEEIRSHILSLMPTKFAVQTSILSKRWRYSWMFVTNLDFEFIPAIHGLNSFLESVDLVMELCKTSQLQSFRLDFPGWRLPNSRVSNWIDKAVRLNVCELDIEVIEQVELPLSLFTCKTLTKLRLKTAFRECPCRVNLPCLKTLAIFVYKNPFLNAFKLIAGCPVLESLYLKVSFYDGVEDYIFRIPTLKRLKLTFLCSPVVNKVVLDVPNLEYLFVGGTPCSIFVMKNVSSLVEASISLYDFTYDHLQKLTFEHLWAELLKGVSGVKSLSIKRMSSTLHLPTFLNMKHLELKSFWPSRRILQFLENSPELKHLYIDKLEGSCWIEPKLVPACMPTNLTTIKFSVYKWSKCDIPFLKYTLGNAEVLKTVTITWEDSRVEEESELCAELLKLSRASRYCEIHFLK; encoded by the exons ATGAGTTCCAAGAAAGTAGACAGGCTTACTAGGTTGCCTGAAGAGATTCGTTCACACATACTCTCTCTAATGCCTACCAAATTTGCTGTTCAAACTAGCATTTTATCCAAGAGATGGAGGTATAGCTGGATGTTTGTCACAAACCTTGACTTTGAATTTATACCCGCCATCCATGGTTTAAATAGCTTCCTAGAATCTGTGGATCTTGTAATGGAGTTATGCAAAACGTCTCAGCTTCAATCATTTCGGTTAGACTTTCCTGGTTGGCGTCTTCCAAACTCAAGAGTATCAAATTGGATTGACAAGGCAGTGAGGTTAAACGTTTGTGAGCTTGACATAGAGGTTATCGAGCAGGTTGAGTTGCCGTTAAGCCTTTTTACTTGCAAGACACTCACAAAATTAAGATTAAAAACCGCCTTTCGGGAGTGTCCATGTCGGGTCAATCTTCCATGTCTAAAAACCCTTGCCATCTTTGTTTATAAAAATCCTTTTCTCAATGCCTTTAAACTCATTGCTGGTTGCCCGGTGCTTGAAAGTTTATATTTGAAAGTATCATTTTACGATGGTGTCGAAGATTACATATTTCGTATTCCTACTCTAAAACGACTGAAGCTCACATTTCTATGTTCACCAGTTGTCAACAAAGTTGTTTTAGACGTCCCTAATCTTGAATATCTATTCGTTGGTGGAACACCATGCTCAATATTTGTAATGAAAAATGTATCGTCTCTTGTTGAGGCATCTATTTCGTTATATGACTTTACATATGACCATCTACAAAAATTAACATTTGAGCATCTGTGGGCTGAGCTTCTAAAGGGAGTAAGTGGAGTTAAATCACTTTCAATTAAAAGA ATGTCATCTACTTTACATCTGCCTACATTTCTGAATATGAAGCACTTGGAGTTGAAAAGTTTTTGGCCTTCTCGACGAATCctgcaatttctggaaaattcTCCTGAGCTAAAACATCTTTATATTGACAAG CTTGAAGGTTCTTGTTGGATTGAACCAAAGTTGGTTCCCGCTTGTATGCCAACAAACcttacaaccatcaagttttcaGTTTACAAGTGGTCGAAATGTGATATACCGTTTCTGAAATACACGCTAGGGAATGCAGAGGTGTTAAAGACAGTAACGATCACTTGGGAAGACTCAAGAGTCGAAGAAGAATCCGAATTGTGTGCAGAGTTGCTTAAGCTTTCAAGGGCTTCCAGATACTGTGAGATCCATTTTCTGAAATGA